Proteins encoded together in one Penaeus vannamei isolate JL-2024 chromosome 41, ASM4276789v1, whole genome shotgun sequence window:
- the LOC113826990 gene encoding shematrin-like protein 1 — protein sequence MKSLWRSEADADPSLPFYGQTYGYPSYYRGYGYPYSYGLRHGLHKRSADPEPDADPSLLYNSYRPYSAGYGYVRPYTYGYPYSHAHALHKRSAEPEADASVVHPHTYSYTHAAPVVSYGYPYTYGYGYRRGYGY from the exons ATGAAGTCATTG TGGAGAAGCGAGGCGGACGCCGACCCGAGCCTCCCCTTCTACGGTCAGACTTATGGCTACCCGAGCTACTACCGAGGCTACGGCTATCCCTACAGCTACGGCCTCCGCCATGGACTCCACAAGAGGTCCGCTGATCCTGAACCCGATGCTGATCCTTCCCTCCTGTACAATTCCTACCGCCCTTACTCTGCAGGTTATGGCTACGTTCGCCCTTACACCTACGGCTATCCCTAcagccacgcccacgccctccacaAGAGGTCGGCCGAACCAGAAGCTGACGCCTCCGTTGTTCACCCGCACACTTACTCCTACACCCACGCCGCTCCTGTCGTCTCCTACGGCTATCCCTACACCTACGGCTATGGCTACCGCAGGGGCTATGGATATTAA